A stretch of the Teredinibacter haidensis genome encodes the following:
- a CDS encoding serine/threonine protein kinase — MNQTPFENLNPDRVIDAIESLGYLSDLRVFPLNSYENRVYQFGVEDGDPIIAKFYRPNRWSDEQILEEHQFSLTLAEMEIPVVAPMQDKNGDSLFHFGEHRFSLYPRRGGHAPDLGDLETLYRLGQQLGRLHAVGKVKAFEHRPILDLQSFGINSREFILENNFLPASLTEAYSTLSQHLIEKMETILAATPYQSQRLHGDCHPGNILLRPDSLWLVDLDDARTGPAVQDIWMLLSGDYNQKNQQLAEVIEGYEEFCEFDVRELPLIETLRTLRLMHYAAWLSRRWNDPAFPQAFPWFNTEKYWSEHILELREQLFALDEPNLKVSE; from the coding sequence TTGAATCAGACACCTTTTGAAAACCTCAACCCCGACAGAGTTATCGATGCAATCGAAAGTCTGGGATACCTTTCCGACCTCAGGGTTTTTCCTCTAAACAGCTACGAAAACCGTGTATACCAATTCGGCGTAGAAGATGGAGACCCAATCATTGCCAAGTTTTATCGCCCCAACCGCTGGAGCGATGAGCAAATTTTGGAAGAGCACCAGTTTTCACTGACTCTGGCAGAGATGGAGATTCCTGTGGTTGCCCCAATGCAGGATAAAAATGGCGACAGCTTGTTTCACTTTGGCGAACACCGTTTTTCGCTCTATCCACGCCGTGGAGGTCACGCACCCGATCTTGGTGATCTGGAAACACTTTATCGGCTTGGCCAACAACTAGGCCGCCTGCACGCCGTAGGCAAGGTCAAGGCTTTCGAGCACAGACCAATACTTGACCTGCAAAGTTTTGGCATCAACAGCCGCGAATTTATACTCGAAAACAATTTCCTACCGGCGAGCCTAACCGAAGCATACAGCACCCTCAGCCAGCACCTTATCGAGAAAATGGAAACCATTCTCGCGGCCACCCCATACCAAAGTCAGCGCCTGCACGGCGACTGCCACCCCGGCAACATCCTACTACGCCCGGACTCCCTGTGGTTGGTCGATCTGGACGATGCCCGCACGGGTCCAGCTGTACAGGATATTTGGATGCTACTGTCCGGCGATTACAATCAGAAAAACCAGCAACTGGCCGAAGTTATCGAAGGCTACGAAGAATTCTGTGAATTTGATGTGCGCGAGCTGCCGCTGATCGAAACCCTGCGCACCTTGCGTTTAATGCACTATGCCGCCTGGCTCTCCCGCCGCTGGAACGACCCAGCATTCCCCCAAGCATTCCCCTGGTTTAACACCGAGAAATACTGGTCTGAACATATTCTGGAGTTACGTGAACAACTGTTTGCACTGGATGAGCCCAACCTAAAAGTTTCCGAGTAA
- a CDS encoding sensor domain-containing diguanylate cyclase: protein MGTKQGQSQARRGFHLTDICAAILLLTASIVLFGWIADYRPLTSFSASISLPTMKVNAAISFIMLGIGLLALRQQYQRLVIFCSITTLLIASCALIELIFDVNLGINDLFLDDKWSSEAPGRMAFASAVGFTLAAGLLLGHQLFSNKHPLFYSVLMVIYLIAPLLAVNNYAATANALNSIGFFSTYSLPSTILFLVFITGLAGVTHNGFCSIFQEQDGTCRQFRRALLTIGLAIIVFSLGSTLLVGFEWSSTQLILVVFNTTLILLMLYFVAICYRVMHTQQRKNPTGNLHSDEKDKALLEVLSAADEGIVLIDERRHILRANEGASKIFGWLPEELIGNPVEMLVPIRYRSSDIGQFHNFLASDERCRNFDNRGKAIGLTNRGHEKPVSIALHKCKKITASGDVLDLHSTPEHEHADTLLDNSDVFVVAIFRELSGLESELAELNHRVQIDHLTGLPNQYELEKYCRTFEEHALRKQDEHICLMIIDMDSFKLVNNRYDREFGDRVLQTITGTLKHRLRKSDTLFRYGDDTFVLVSLNTAPDKAELMAERMRTSVKVTPTKLDEKNVYITCSIGVCITNDTKVDLMARVELLYKELHSSIQENKDSVTIFPWISDSP, encoded by the coding sequence ATGGGTACCAAACAGGGACAATCGCAAGCGCGTAGAGGATTTCATCTCACAGATATTTGCGCCGCAATTCTGTTACTGACAGCCAGCATTGTTTTGTTTGGCTGGATTGCAGACTACCGGCCGCTAACGTCATTCTCTGCATCCATTTCTCTTCCCACCATGAAAGTTAACGCTGCCATCAGTTTTATTATGCTGGGTATCGGGCTGCTGGCATTGAGGCAACAATATCAACGACTCGTCATTTTTTGCTCCATAACAACACTGTTGATTGCCAGCTGCGCGCTAATTGAACTTATATTCGATGTTAACCTTGGCATTAACGATCTTTTTTTGGACGACAAATGGTCCAGTGAAGCTCCGGGAAGAATGGCCTTTGCAAGTGCCGTGGGGTTCACTCTTGCGGCAGGCCTCTTGCTTGGCCATCAACTGTTCTCCAACAAACACCCCCTGTTCTACAGTGTGCTGATGGTCATTTATTTGATTGCGCCCCTGCTCGCGGTTAATAACTATGCGGCCACCGCCAATGCGCTTAACAGTATTGGATTTTTCAGCACCTACAGCCTGCCCTCCACCATACTCTTCCTCGTCTTTATTACCGGCCTAGCGGGAGTAACCCATAATGGCTTCTGTAGTATTTTCCAGGAGCAGGACGGCACCTGCCGGCAATTTCGTCGCGCCCTGTTAACGATTGGCTTGGCAATTATCGTTTTCAGCTTGGGCTCTACATTGCTAGTGGGTTTCGAATGGAGTAGCACCCAGCTAATTTTGGTCGTTTTTAATACGACATTAATCCTCCTGATGCTTTACTTTGTTGCCATTTGCTACAGGGTGATGCATACACAGCAGAGGAAAAACCCTACTGGAAACCTCCATTCCGACGAAAAAGATAAAGCTCTGCTGGAAGTCTTAAGCGCTGCGGATGAAGGAATAGTACTTATTGACGAGCGACGTCACATTCTGCGAGCCAATGAGGGCGCGAGTAAAATTTTTGGCTGGCTACCGGAAGAGCTCATCGGCAACCCCGTAGAAATGCTAGTGCCTATACGCTACCGCAGCAGTGACATTGGGCAATTTCACAATTTCCTGGCCTCGGATGAACGCTGTAGAAACTTCGATAATCGTGGCAAAGCCATTGGACTCACCAACCGAGGCCATGAAAAGCCCGTCTCTATTGCCCTGCACAAATGTAAAAAAATTACCGCTTCAGGCGATGTGCTGGACCTTCACTCGACCCCAGAACACGAGCACGCCGATACGCTCCTCGACAATTCCGACGTCTTTGTTGTTGCCATTTTTCGCGAACTTTCCGGGCTGGAATCCGAGCTGGCGGAACTGAATCACCGCGTACAGATAGACCACCTTACCGGACTTCCCAACCAATACGAGCTTGAAAAATACTGTCGAACATTTGAAGAGCACGCATTGCGCAAGCAGGACGAACATATCTGCCTTATGATAATCGATATGGACAGCTTCAAACTGGTCAATAATCGCTATGATCGAGAGTTTGGCGACCGCGTACTGCAGACTATTACCGGCACACTCAAGCACCGCCTGAGAAAATCTGACACCTTGTTTCGCTATGGCGATGATACCTTTGTATTGGTATCGCTGAATACCGCACCAGACAAAGCCGAATTAATGGCCGAACGCATGCGTACGTCGGTCAAGGTAACGCCCACTAAACTGGATGAAAAAAATGTGTATATCACCTGCTCCATAGGTGTTTGCATCACCAACGATACAAAAGTCGACTTAATGGCAAGGGTAGAGCTACTTTACAAAGAATTGCATTCCAGCATCCAGGAGAATAAAGATTCTGTTACTATTTTCCCCTGGATTTCAGACTCACCCTAA
- a CDS encoding ComF family protein codes for MDQTLTYNKIINKALDLLLPNHCYLCDQTCSQTLCAQCRADLPLSQSDHCHICALPLPSQGICGECQKRKPSFDKCVTAYAYSGHIPTLINDFKHREQHAVGRQLTTQLAVQLSQIQDIPDALLAVPLHWKNQLKRGFNQADVIARELGKRLQIPVKYLVTKQQASHHQQQLTRRQRLANNLQAFRCESQLAIRHIALIDDVVTTGATAEIISRLLKKEGVTKVTLCALARTPKIH; via the coding sequence ATGGATCAAACTTTGACCTATAACAAAATCATCAACAAAGCGCTCGATCTGCTATTACCCAACCACTGCTATTTGTGCGATCAAACCTGTTCACAAACGCTGTGCGCCCAGTGCAGGGCGGATCTTCCGCTTAGCCAGAGCGATCACTGTCATATCTGCGCATTACCGCTTCCAAGCCAAGGTATTTGTGGCGAGTGCCAAAAACGAAAACCCAGCTTTGACAAGTGTGTCACTGCCTACGCATACAGCGGCCACATACCCACGTTGATTAATGATTTTAAGCACCGGGAACAGCATGCCGTTGGTCGTCAGTTAACAACGCAACTAGCCGTTCAGTTGAGTCAGATCCAAGACATCCCCGACGCCCTTCTGGCGGTTCCCCTCCACTGGAAAAACCAACTCAAGCGCGGCTTTAACCAGGCTGACGTTATCGCAAGGGAACTCGGTAAGCGACTGCAGATTCCGGTCAAATATTTGGTCACTAAACAACAAGCCAGCCACCATCAACAGCAGCTCACACGGCGACAACGCCTCGCGAATAATCTTCAGGCCTTTCGCTGTGAATCTCAGCTCGCCATTCGCCATATTGCGCTTATAGACGATGTCGTCACTACCGGAGCAACCGCCGAAATTATCAGCCGATTGTTGAAAAAAGAAGGGGTTACAAAAGTAACGCTTTGTGCGTTGGCACGAACACCTAAAATCCATTAA
- the bioB gene encoding biotin synthase BioB yields MNIAADAIRHNWTRAEVQQLFDLSFNDLLFQAQFVHRQHFNPNEVQVSTLCSIKTGACPEDCAYCPQSARYDTGLEKEKLMAVEKVLEEAKAAKASGATRFCMGAAWRSPKAKDMPFVTKMVKGVKEMGMETCMTLGMLSSDQAVELKDAGLDYYNHNLDTSPEYYKCIISTRTYQDRLDTLDKVRAAGLKVCSGGIVGMGEEEEDRVGLLMQLANMKDHPDSVPINMLVKVEGTPLADQEDLDPFDFLRTVAVARIMMPVSHVRLSAGREEMNDQMQALAFLAGANSIFYGEKLLTTPNPEANKDMLLFKRLGINPESREERASEEEQEAVLAEQLVEAKMDKFFYDAAS; encoded by the coding sequence ATGAACATTGCCGCTGATGCCATTCGCCATAACTGGACCCGCGCCGAGGTACAGCAACTGTTTGATCTTTCGTTTAATGACTTATTGTTTCAAGCCCAGTTTGTACATCGCCAACATTTTAACCCCAATGAGGTTCAGGTGAGCACCCTTTGCTCCATTAAAACGGGTGCCTGTCCTGAAGATTGTGCCTACTGCCCTCAGAGTGCGCGTTACGACACCGGCTTGGAGAAAGAAAAACTCATGGCGGTAGAAAAGGTTCTGGAGGAAGCGAAGGCAGCCAAAGCGAGCGGTGCCACCCGTTTTTGTATGGGGGCCGCTTGGCGCTCGCCCAAGGCCAAAGATATGCCCTTCGTGACGAAGATGGTTAAAGGTGTAAAAGAGATGGGAATGGAAACCTGTATGACGCTGGGTATGTTGTCGTCGGATCAGGCGGTTGAATTGAAAGATGCGGGGCTGGATTACTACAACCATAATTTGGATACCTCGCCAGAATATTACAAGTGCATTATTTCCACCCGTACCTATCAGGATCGCCTCGATACCTTGGATAAGGTGCGCGCTGCGGGCTTGAAGGTGTGTAGCGGTGGTATCGTTGGCATGGGCGAAGAAGAGGAAGACCGTGTCGGGCTGCTAATGCAGCTGGCTAATATGAAAGACCATCCGGATTCTGTGCCCATTAATATGTTGGTTAAAGTGGAGGGCACTCCGCTGGCCGATCAGGAAGATTTGGACCCCTTCGATTTCCTGCGCACCGTCGCTGTTGCGCGTATTATGATGCCGGTATCTCATGTTCGTCTTTCCGCTGGTCGTGAAGAGATGAATGACCAGATGCAGGCCCTAGCGTTTTTAGCTGGTGCCAACTCCATTTTCTACGGCGAAAAATTGCTAACAACCCCCAACCCGGAAGCGAACAAGGATATGCTGTTGTTCAAGCGCCTGGGTATTAACCCCGAGTCACGAGAAGAGCGGGCCAGCGAGGAGGAGCAGGAAGCCGTTTTGGCTGAGCAGTTAGTCGAGGCCAAGATGGATAAATTCTTCTACGATGCTGCGAGCTAA
- the bioF gene encoding 8-amino-7-oxononanoate synthase, protein MNFEQFLAQKLDERKAQHRYRTRKVVESPQDTVIREGGRELLNFCSNDYLGLASHPDVIAAMQQAAGNWGVGSGASHLVNGHSEEHHKLEEELAAFTGRERALLFSSGYMANLGVINALVGKGDLVLQDKINHASLIDGGLLSSADFSRYRHNDMEHLEKRLKASKHGRKLIVTDGVFSMDGDLAALPEMVKLAEKYGAWIMVDDAHGFGSLGTGGRGSVDLFGLNQQQVPVLIGTLGKAFGTFGAFIAGSEALVESLIQFSRTYIYTTALPPAVAAATRTSLKLLQAAEGRRQKLKQLIEMFQEGCANLGLELMPSSSPIQPVVVGSDKQALQMANDLAQKGCWVSAIRPPTVPEGTARLRVTFTAQHTPQQVEQLLDAFEYALGSANAS, encoded by the coding sequence TTGAATTTTGAACAATTCCTAGCGCAAAAACTGGATGAACGAAAAGCTCAACATCGCTACCGCACGAGAAAAGTGGTGGAATCCCCGCAAGACACGGTTATTCGTGAGGGTGGGCGAGAGCTGCTGAACTTCTGCAGTAATGACTATTTGGGGTTGGCGAGCCACCCAGATGTGATTGCGGCCATGCAACAAGCTGCGGGAAATTGGGGTGTGGGTAGCGGTGCCTCACATTTGGTCAATGGCCACTCGGAAGAGCACCATAAGTTGGAAGAAGAGCTGGCAGCTTTCACTGGTCGGGAGCGGGCATTGCTTTTTTCCAGCGGTTATATGGCTAATCTGGGGGTGATTAACGCCCTAGTGGGAAAAGGCGACCTGGTATTACAGGATAAAATCAATCATGCGTCACTTATCGATGGCGGTTTATTGTCCTCAGCCGATTTTAGTCGCTACCGTCACAACGATATGGAACATCTCGAAAAACGCCTGAAGGCCAGTAAACACGGGCGAAAGCTGATTGTGACAGATGGTGTTTTCAGTATGGATGGCGACCTCGCAGCACTGCCCGAGATGGTTAAATTGGCCGAAAAGTATGGCGCGTGGATTATGGTTGATGACGCTCATGGATTTGGCTCTCTTGGCACTGGAGGGCGAGGAAGTGTGGATCTATTTGGGCTGAATCAACAACAGGTACCGGTATTGATTGGTACTCTGGGCAAAGCTTTTGGCACTTTTGGCGCTTTTATTGCGGGAAGTGAAGCGCTGGTCGAGAGCCTGATACAATTTTCCCGTACCTATATTTACACGACCGCGCTGCCTCCCGCTGTGGCAGCAGCGACCCGCACCAGCCTTAAATTACTGCAAGCGGCCGAGGGTAGAAGACAAAAATTAAAACAGCTAATTGAGATGTTTCAAGAAGGCTGCGCCAATCTCGGGCTTGAGTTGATGCCATCGTCATCACCCATTCAACCCGTTGTGGTCGGCAGTGATAAGCAGGCTTTACAAATGGCAAATGACTTGGCGCAGAAAGGGTGCTGGGTTAGTGCCATTAGACCACCGACGGTTCCCGAGGGAACCGCCCGGCTTAGAGTTACCTTTACCGCACAACATACACCACAGCAGGTGGAGCAGTTACTGGATGCCTTTGAATATGCATTAGGGTCTGCAAACGCTAGCTGA
- the bioC gene encoding malonyl-ACP O-methyltransferase BioC → MTTPEASAKVPTTEFPKAEKVTKLLNRKEVSPSNPVADRSVLVFLHGWGCDSRMWDSFLPTLLEAIGDEREMVFIDLPGFGFNRDLAVTDSEELLLQLSRQLPANTTLIGWSLGGMIATQLASRHPEKVGRIITIATNPRFVKDDIGAASPKKPWKHAMERDVFDAFCTTFADDSEGTLKRFIALQSMGDSERRDVVEALESVLDFNAEEQSQSWLQALEYLDELDNRTALRNLTLPGLHIFGKGDTLVPAGAGRMVQRLAPSHWVETITGAGHAPHISHSRHVAAAINSFLDHQPSRPSLRKKRIANSFNSAAKNYDTLARLQKRVVDSLVKFSVGNSEPVGQTLLDLGCGTGYCIEKLLQEFPTIAQPEGRIHALDIAEGMLEQAEQKFEELGLEENIQWHLGDMESLPFVDETFDGCISSLTVQWSENPQQLFDEMSRALKPGGWFAFTTLGPETLFELRSAWQQIDEFAHVNQFMPLESIKEVAEQAGFNIVAYKSETPVLYYHDVTHLMRELKGIGAHTINEGRQQGLMGRRTFHQLEKAYSSWLDPDRGLPARYEVYYIYLKKA, encoded by the coding sequence ATGACTACACCCGAAGCGTCAGCCAAAGTGCCGACAACAGAATTCCCTAAAGCAGAGAAAGTGACTAAATTGTTAAATAGAAAAGAAGTATCACCGTCCAACCCCGTTGCCGATCGTTCTGTATTGGTTTTTTTACATGGTTGGGGCTGCGATAGTCGTATGTGGGACAGTTTTTTACCGACGTTGCTAGAGGCTATCGGCGACGAGCGCGAAATGGTCTTTATTGACTTGCCCGGTTTTGGTTTTAACCGCGACCTAGCGGTTACCGACAGCGAGGAGCTTCTGCTGCAACTGTCCAGACAGCTTCCCGCCAATACAACCTTGATTGGCTGGTCGCTCGGAGGGATGATTGCCACTCAATTGGCTAGTCGCCACCCGGAAAAAGTTGGGCGTATTATTACCATCGCGACCAATCCTCGCTTTGTAAAAGATGATATCGGTGCAGCGAGCCCCAAAAAGCCCTGGAAACACGCGATGGAGCGCGATGTGTTTGATGCATTTTGTACGACTTTTGCGGATGATAGCGAAGGTACGCTAAAGCGTTTTATTGCGTTGCAATCTATGGGTGACAGCGAACGCCGTGACGTGGTGGAAGCATTGGAATCCGTTCTGGACTTTAATGCCGAAGAGCAAAGCCAAAGCTGGTTGCAGGCGCTTGAATATCTGGATGAACTGGATAACCGAACCGCCCTGCGCAACCTGACCTTGCCGGGGTTACACATTTTCGGTAAGGGTGATACCTTGGTGCCAGCCGGTGCGGGTCGCATGGTGCAGCGTCTCGCGCCCAGCCATTGGGTCGAAACCATTACCGGTGCAGGCCATGCGCCACACATCAGTCATAGCCGACATGTTGCGGCTGCCATCAACTCCTTTTTAGATCATCAGCCGTCACGCCCAAGTTTGCGTAAAAAGCGTATTGCCAACTCTTTCAACAGCGCTGCGAAAAATTACGATACGCTGGCGCGCTTACAAAAGCGGGTGGTGGATTCGTTGGTGAAGTTTAGTGTCGGCAACAGTGAACCGGTGGGACAAACCCTGCTCGATCTTGGCTGTGGTACCGGCTACTGTATCGAAAAGCTTCTGCAGGAATTTCCCACGATTGCACAGCCGGAGGGCCGTATTCATGCACTGGATATCGCTGAAGGAATGCTGGAGCAAGCGGAACAAAAATTTGAAGAGCTGGGGCTGGAAGAAAATATTCAATGGCATTTGGGAGATATGGAGTCCCTGCCATTTGTAGATGAGACCTTCGATGGTTGTATCTCCAGCTTGACGGTTCAGTGGAGTGAAAACCCGCAGCAACTGTTCGATGAGATGAGTCGTGCCTTAAAACCCGGTGGCTGGTTTGCCTTTACCACTTTGGGGCCGGAAACCTTGTTTGAGTTGCGGTCTGCCTGGCAGCAAATCGACGAATTTGCCCACGTAAACCAGTTTATGCCGTTGGAAAGTATTAAAGAGGTGGCAGAACAAGCGGGCTTTAATATCGTCGCTTATAAATCGGAAACACCGGTGCTCTATTACCACGATGTCACTCATCTGATGCGTGAACTCAAGGGTATTGGCGCCCACACCATCAATGAAGGTCGTCAGCAGGGCTTAATGGGTCGTCGAACCTTCCATCAGCTAGAAAAGGCTTACAGCTCCTGGCTTGACCCCGACAGGGGTTTACCGGCACGCTACGAGGTCTACTACATCTACCTGAAAAAAGCTTAG
- the bioD gene encoding dethiobiotin synthase yields MSQTFFVTGTDTDAGKTLVAAALLEKAREQGKQTLGLKPLAAGGIETDEGLCNEDALLLQQVSTLKLGYQQINPVLLGEPMAPHIAAMREGKRLSVDTLLGYTRGAMMSRPGGVKADFCVIEGAGGWRVPLSPGQTTADLAKELGLPVILVVGMKLGCLNHALLTAEAICRDGLTIAGWVATVIDPKMAVVDENLNTLKHLLPFPHLGFIPRLELATAAAAAEYLDLSPLGI; encoded by the coding sequence ATGAGCCAAACATTCTTTGTTACCGGCACCGATACCGATGCAGGCAAAACTCTTGTTGCCGCCGCGCTGCTGGAAAAAGCCCGTGAACAGGGCAAGCAAACCCTGGGGTTGAAACCTCTCGCAGCCGGTGGAATAGAAACTGACGAGGGATTATGTAATGAAGATGCGCTACTTCTGCAGCAGGTCTCCACACTTAAATTGGGTTACCAGCAGATTAACCCAGTATTACTTGGTGAGCCCATGGCGCCTCATATTGCCGCCATGCGTGAGGGCAAACGCCTGTCGGTGGATACGTTGTTGGGGTACACCCGCGGCGCAATGATGTCTCGCCCAGGTGGCGTGAAAGCAGATTTCTGTGTGATTGAGGGGGCCGGTGGCTGGCGAGTTCCTTTGTCGCCAGGGCAAACGACAGCAGATTTGGCAAAAGAGCTGGGGCTTCCCGTTATTCTGGTTGTTGGAATGAAACTGGGGTGTCTTAATCACGCCCTGCTTACGGCAGAAGCTATATGTCGGGATGGATTGACAATCGCGGGCTGGGTGGCCACCGTCATTGATCCGAAAATGGCTGTGGTGGACGAAAACCTCAATACCCTAAAACACCTGCTGCCCTTCCCTCATCTGGGGTTTATTCCCAGGCTGGAGCTAGCGACGGCCGCGGCTGCGGCAGAGTATCTCGACTTGTCTCCACTGGGCATATAA
- a CDS encoding putative metalloprotease CJM1_0395 family protein, producing MISGNLPVSLASIVAPPHPAGHQLAGRQDPSERNTPFQPVEELAASGRQQLRTRSSEQGLPTEGSALIGAEEGSSGRREQVSVEANRLQQSREANQLEQDQNDISRLAARDREVRAHEQAHSSVGGQYAGAAQYQYARGPDGVRYAVGGEVPIEIGRESTPEATLQKAETVKRAALAPAEPSPQDRQVAAEATRLQSEARRELVVEKAEESAIKDEIKQTSEQEVVDNNVSTSASGDERRSDATETSEPQDGFARTAANLISSRLSQGIANSSLSSREPGSILDQIV from the coding sequence GTGATTAGCGGTAACCTTCCTGTAAGTTTGGCGAGTATAGTCGCCCCCCCTCATCCCGCCGGGCATCAGCTGGCCGGGCGGCAAGACCCATCTGAACGAAATACCCCCTTTCAACCTGTTGAGGAGCTGGCCGCTAGCGGTCGTCAGCAGTTACGTACCCGTAGTTCCGAACAGGGTTTGCCTACTGAAGGGTCCGCTTTGATTGGTGCGGAGGAAGGCTCTAGCGGGCGACGAGAGCAGGTAAGCGTAGAAGCAAATCGCCTTCAGCAGAGTCGCGAAGCAAACCAGCTGGAACAGGATCAAAACGACATTTCCCGTCTTGCTGCGCGTGATCGTGAGGTGCGAGCTCATGAGCAGGCGCATTCTTCGGTGGGAGGTCAATATGCGGGTGCTGCGCAATACCAATATGCACGAGGGCCGGATGGCGTGCGCTATGCGGTAGGAGGGGAAGTCCCTATCGAGATCGGTCGTGAGTCCACGCCCGAAGCTACCCTTCAAAAAGCGGAAACCGTTAAGCGTGCGGCACTGGCGCCGGCGGAACCGTCTCCCCAGGATCGACAGGTTGCCGCCGAAGCGACTCGACTGCAATCCGAGGCCCGCCGTGAACTGGTAGTGGAAAAAGCGGAAGAATCCGCAATCAAGGACGAAATTAAGCAAACGTCCGAGCAGGAAGTTGTGGACAATAACGTGTCGACGTCAGCTTCAGGCGATGAGCGTCGCTCAGACGCAACGGAGACTAGCGAGCCCCAAGATGGCTTCGCTCGGACGGCTGCGAACCTTATCAGTTCCCGTCTTAGCCAGGGTATTGCCAACTCCAGTTTGAGTTCCCGAGAACCGGGTTCTATTCTCGACCAGATTGTTTAA
- a CDS encoding acyl-CoA dehydrogenase C-terminal domain-containing protein, with translation MADYRPPLDDIRFVLKYQLETERLWRSMPALDDVDMETADAILEEAGKLVKGAIAPLNREADELGCQFDNGEVVSPEGFKKAYQLFCDGGWGALSGNPEYGGMGMPKSLVAAVEEMVQGSCMAFGLAPMLTSGACLALDAHATDELKATYLEYLYSGEWSGAMDLTEPHAGTDLGLIRTRAELASDGSYRVTGTKIFITWGEHDLAANIVHLVLAKLPDAPAGSRGISLFLVPKFLPDSNGSVGERNAVHCGSLEKKMGIKASPTCVMNFDGATGWLVGEPNNGLAAMFTMMNYERLAVGIQGVGVAEVSYQNAVEYARDRLQSRSPCGVKQPESPADPILVHPDVRRMLMTMRSLNEGGRAFYLYVAQWLDEAKFSEDSTAKVLAGKMVALLTPIAKAFLTDRAFDAAVLGQQVFGGHGYIREWGQEQHVRDIRITQIYEGTNGIQAMDLIGRKTLATKGELLDLFLDEVTRFMDGLEADDRLQDMITALTAAMNTARRSTANIILQAGRDPNAIGAAAVDYLNLLGYICFGYMWLRAAAAAQNAENKSFAEAKQQTARFFFQRLLPEVELLAVRIEVGADSLMALPDDSF, from the coding sequence ATGGCTGACTATCGCCCGCCACTCGATGATATCCGATTTGTTTTAAAGTACCAGCTGGAGACCGAAAGATTGTGGCGTTCTATGCCGGCGTTGGATGATGTGGATATGGAGACCGCTGATGCAATTCTGGAAGAGGCGGGCAAGCTGGTAAAGGGGGCCATCGCTCCCTTAAACCGCGAAGCGGATGAGCTGGGTTGTCAGTTCGATAACGGCGAGGTTGTCAGCCCAGAGGGTTTTAAGAAGGCGTATCAGCTGTTTTGTGACGGTGGCTGGGGCGCGCTGAGCGGCAATCCTGAGTACGGTGGTATGGGCATGCCTAAAAGCTTGGTCGCGGCAGTGGAGGAAATGGTGCAAGGAAGTTGTATGGCATTCGGGCTCGCGCCTATGCTGACTTCCGGGGCGTGTTTAGCGTTGGATGCCCATGCTACTGATGAGCTGAAAGCGACCTACCTCGAATATCTGTATAGCGGCGAATGGTCTGGGGCGATGGATTTAACCGAGCCGCACGCGGGAACCGATCTGGGGCTTATTCGCACACGGGCAGAGCTCGCTAGTGATGGTAGCTACCGTGTCACGGGAACTAAAATATTTATCACCTGGGGAGAGCATGATCTTGCCGCCAATATCGTTCATTTGGTGCTGGCTAAGCTGCCCGATGCCCCGGCGGGTTCTCGCGGGATTTCTTTATTTCTAGTTCCCAAGTTTTTACCGGATAGCAATGGATCCGTAGGGGAGCGCAATGCCGTTCACTGCGGTTCGTTGGAAAAAAAAATGGGGATCAAAGCTTCGCCCACCTGTGTGATGAATTTTGATGGCGCTACCGGCTGGCTTGTGGGCGAGCCTAACAATGGGCTTGCTGCGATGTTCACCATGATGAATTACGAGCGCCTTGCCGTTGGCATTCAGGGCGTGGGGGTTGCCGAAGTGTCTTACCAAAACGCTGTTGAATATGCTCGCGACAGGCTGCAGAGCCGAAGCCCCTGTGGTGTAAAGCAACCGGAAAGCCCAGCTGATCCTATACTCGTCCATCCGGATGTGCGTCGTATGTTAATGACCATGCGTTCATTAAACGAAGGCGGTAGGGCATTTTATCTCTACGTGGCTCAATGGTTGGATGAGGCGAAATTCAGTGAGGATAGTACTGCCAAAGTACTGGCAGGAAAAATGGTGGCGCTGCTAACGCCCATTGCCAAAGCCTTCCTCACTGATCGTGCTTTCGACGCGGCTGTTCTGGGGCAGCAGGTTTTTGGCGGCCATGGCTATATTCGGGAATGGGGGCAGGAGCAGCATGTGCGTGATATTCGTATCACCCAGATCTATGAGGGCACCAACGGTATTCAGGCAATGGATCTTATCGGCCGAAAAACACTGGCAACTAAAGGCGAGCTTCTGGATCTTTTTCTGGATGAAGTAACGCGCTTTATGGACGGCTTGGAAGCCGACGACCGCTTGCAGGATATGATCACGGCTTTAACCGCTGCGATGAATACAGCGAGAAGGTCGACGGCAAATATCATCTTGCAGGCTGGCAGAGATCCTAATGCAATAGGTGCCGCTGCCGTCGATTACCTCAATTTACTTGGCTACATCTGTTTCGGCTATATGTGGTTGCGAGCCGCCGCAGCGGCTCAAAACGCCGAGAATAAAAGTTTTGCTGAAGCTAAACAGCAGACTGCCCGGTTTTTCTTTCAGCGTTTACTTCCCGAGGTGGAGCTGCTGGCGGTGCGTATCGAGGTCGGCGCTGATTCGCTAATGGCATTGCCGGATGACAGCTTTTAA